In Humulus lupulus chromosome 7, drHumLupu1.1, whole genome shotgun sequence, the following are encoded in one genomic region:
- the LOC133791004 gene encoding putative pectinesterase/pectinesterase inhibitor 22 translates to MALANFLVILIILLPTTLSSSPDSVETLLLKVCDNVYEKDACLTKVQTELSQQSPDRSRHSVISAALKHSLNEARAAIEMITRFNSLSINYREQVAIGDCQELLDFSVSELASSLGEMKIIRSNPSDMAQHEGNLKAWLSAALSNQDTCLEGFEGTDRRVERFIRGSLRQVTHLIGNVLALYTELHSLPFKPPRDQNYVIPTNQTSGLPSWITDGDEELMKAHPSRVHVNAVVAADGSGKYRTITEAVNEAPSYSNRRYIIYIKKGIYRENIDMKRKKTNIMFVGDGIGKTVVTGDRNFMQGWTTFRTATVAVSGKGFIARDMTFRNTAPPENHQAVALRVDSDQSAFFRCSIEGHQDTLYAHSLRQFYRECDIYGTIDFIFGNGAAVLQNCKIYTRVPLPLQKVTISAQGRKNPHQSTGFSIQDSYILATQPTYLGRPWKQFSRTVYMNTYMSGLVQPRGWLEWYGDFALSTLWYGEYRNYGPGAALSGRVKWPGYHVIRDAGTANFFTVGRFIDGLRWLPRTGIKFTVGLGN, encoded by the exons ATGGCCTTAGCCAATTTTCTTGTCATTCTCATCATTCTACTACCAACCACACTTTCTTCTTCCCCCGACTCAGTCGAAACCCTGCTTCTCAAAGTTTGTGACAATGTCTACGAGAAGGACGCATGCCTCACCAAAGTCCAAACTGAGCTCAGCCAACAATCCCCTGATCGTAGCAGGCACTCTGTCATAAGCGCTGCGCTTAAGCACTCTCTCAACGAAGCACGAGCTGCTATTGAAATGATCACAAGGTTCAACTCTTTGTCGATAAATTACAGAGAACAAGTTGCCATAGGAGATTGCCAGGAGCTTCTTGACTTCTCAGTCTCCGAGCTGGCTTCGTCTCTAGGAGAGATGAAGATAATCCGGTCTAATCCAAGCGACATGGCTCAACATGAAGGTAATCTCAAGGCTTGGCTTAGTGCTGCTCTGAGTAACCAAGACACTTGTCTTGAAGGCTTCGAAGGCACTGATAGACGTGTTGAGAGGTTCATTAGAGGAAGCTTGAGACAAGTCACTCACCTTATAGGCAATGTTTTGGCTTTGTACACCGAGCTTCATAGCTTGCCCTTTAAGCCTCCAAGAGATCAGAATTATGTCATACCAACCAATCAGACCTCAGGGTTACCGTCTTGGATCACAGATGGTGATGAGGAGCTGATGAAAGCCCACCCTTCACGTGTGCATGTCAATGCTGTCGTGGCAGCAGATGGGAGTGGGAAGTACAGGACCATTACAGAAGCTGTTAATGAAGCTCCAAGTTATAGTAACAGGAGGTATATTATATACATAAAGAAGGGAATTTATAGAGAGAATATTGACATGAAGAGGAAGAAGACTAATATTATGTTTGTTGGAGATGGTATTGGAAAAACTGTGGTCACCGGTGATCGAAACTTCATGCAAGGATGGACTACCTTCAGAACTGCTACCGTTG CTGTATCTGGGAAGGGATTTATAGCAAGAGACATGACATTTCGCAACACAGCACCACCAGAAAACCATCAAGCTGTGGCTCTTAGAGTTGACTCAGACCAATCTGCCTTCTTCAGGTGCAGCATAGAAGGACACCAAGATACCCTATACGCTCACTCTCTCCGTCAATTTTACCGCGAATGTGACATTTATGGCACAATAGATTTCATCTTTGGCAATGGTGCAGCCGTCTTGCAAAACTGTAAGATCTACACCAGGGTACCGCTACCATTACAAAAGGTCACAATATCAGCTCAGGGTAGGAAAAACCCACACCAGAGCACTGGATTCTCAATCCAAGATAGCTACATCTTGGCCACACAGCCAACTTATTTGGGGAGACCTTGGAAACAATTTTCCAGGACTGTTTATATGAACACTTACATGAGTGGTTTGGTTCAGCCTAGAGGGTGGCTTGAGTGGTATGGTGATTTTGCCTTAAGCACATTATGGTATGGTGAGTACAGAAACTATGGACCGGGTGCAGCCTTATCTGGCCGGGTCAAATGGCCCGGTTATCACGTCATCCGGGATGCCGGCACGGCAAATTTCTTCACCGTTGGCCGGTTTATTGACGGGCTGCGATGGTTGCCGAGGACAGGTATCAAATTTACGGTGGGATTGGGTAATTAG
- the LOC133791003 gene encoding glycine-rich domain-containing protein 1 isoform X1, whose translation MSSSVTSSETSANMSTRSLSEVSEVEAIRVGLDLVPAARRNIGFLKAVADSQWLYQKPTLIEAIRRYNELWMPLIADLTVGSTSPLILPPIDIEWVWFCHTLNPVPYRKYCESKLSKFIGKPAIFDEENEEYALMRCREIWAKRYPNEPFENEVESDLTNPIVADEELLVEVTKQRFLYSKFSEPYRSETVYLIAARQRYKGFLYMLQKSIQVCSRLVPASDILLMWLIHQSYPTLYAEDLREIDGDMGKVVSVWETVKNKEVEETKNLWETTFDQPYEKAGGEIDFNLDGVDIPVQPPVYWEVSETDVNIKYKSMLPRFLLEVCVFVRLKADMKAMHEDRKRDTLRLRMIRCHRELKLDKTVSNFSNESWRKAWHLYCEFGTKGVIFERRRLGGYCFKASTIEETVTFHWNDLLRAPSLTLQRQIDQEVKIIASITPPVQAPYLLKCVPDRVTDDSGAMISDVILKMNQYHPQEGRWLSRTVLDHAGRECFVIRMRVGGGFWRRGGEAPSAVKWEDRITEIREGSWSYVAGSIGRAPERVVGTATPKEASGQWKAVWHFSTGDELMLQWDSSTSISRLSLCLKNQSAESTMELLKGRKMQYQEKKVKSRGNSSRESRNDLEEEEEVEEEGFFTLVRFTEDNPNGRATALLNWKLLVIEFLPEEDAIFVLLLCISILRSVTDMKKEDLGSLLIRRRVREAKLGSRDWGSVVLHPFTSSSTPSSPYLQPWYRNAKSVMVSDSSDNITRPPASSLPEEGSDQLYKRGIFT comes from the exons ATGTCGTCCAGCGTTACCAGTTCCGAAACATCGGCCAACATGTCCACCAGAAGCCTCAGCGAGGTTTCGGAAGTTGAGGCGATACGAGTGGGGCTCGATCTCGTACCAGCCGCCAGGCGAAATATCGGCTTCTTGAAAGCTGTGGCTGACTCTCAATGGCTTTACCAAAAACCAACTCTTATCGAAGCCATAAGGAG GTACAATGAGCTTTGGATGCCGTTGATTGCTGATCTAACGGTGGGATCAACTTCTCCACTGATTCTTCCTCCTATTGATATTGAGTGGGTTTGGTTTTGTCACACATTGAACCCT GTTCCCTATAGGAAATACTGTGAATCAAAGTTGTCGAAATTTATAGGAAAGCCGGCCATTTTTGATGAAGAAAATGAAGAATACGCATTGATGAGATGTAGAGAGATATGGGCGAAAAGGTACCCGAATGAGCCATTTGAAAATGAAGTTGAATCGGATTTGACCAACCCGATTGTAGCCGATGAAGAGCTTTTGGTAGAAGTGACCAAGCAAAGATTTTTGTACTCAAAGTTCTCGGAGCCTTACAGGTCTGAAACTGTGTATCTTATAGCTGCAAGGCAACGTTATAAGGGATTTCTTTATATGCTGCAGAAGTCAATTCAAGTGTGCTCTCGTTTGGTGCCTGCTTCTGATATTCTTCTAATGTGGCTTATCCATCAA AGTTACCCAACTTTATATGCTGAAGATTTGAGGGAGATAGATGGTGATATGGGGAAGGTGGTATCTGTATGGGAAACTGTTAAAAACAAGGAAGTGGAAGAGACCAAGAACCTTTGGGAGACAACATTTGACCAACCATATGAGAAAGCTGGTGGAGAAATTGACTTTAACTTGGATGGAGTAGATATTCCAGTCCAGCCTCCAGTTTACTGGGAAGTATCAGAGACAGATGTCAATATCAAATATAAGTCCATGCTACCTAGGTTCTTACTTGAG GTCTGTGTGTTTGTGAGGCTGAAGGCTGACATGAAGGCAATGCATGAGGACAGAAAACGTGACACCCTTCGTCTTCGAATGATAAGGTGTCACAGAGAGTTGAAGCTTGATAAAACAGTTTCCAACTTCTCTAACGAATCATGGAGAAAAGCTTGGCATCTGTACTGCGAGTTCGGAACAAAGGGAGTCATATTTGAGCGTCGCAGGCTAGGTGGGTATTGTTTCAAAGCAAGTACCATTGAAGAAACTGTGACGTTTCATTGGAATGACTTATTAAGAGCGCCCTCTCTGACTTTGCAAAGACAAATTGATCAAGAAGTGAAAATCATTGCTTCAATAACTCCGCCAGTTCAAGCACCATACTTGCTAAAATGTGTCCCAGACCGTGTGACAGATGATTCTGGTGCCATGATTTCAGATGTGATTCTGAAGATGAATCAGTATCATCCACAAGAAGGCCGGTGGCTTTCTCGGACAGTTCTTGATCACGCTGGGAGAGAGTGTTTTGTTATACGAATGAG GGTAGGAGGAGGATTTTGGAGAAGAGGGGGTGAAGCTCCTTCAGCAGTGAAATGGGAGGATAGGATTACAGAGATTCGAGAAGGTTCTTGGTCTTATGTTGCTGGTTCCATCGGTAGAGCGCCAG AGAGGGTGGTAGGAACAGCAACACCAAAAGAAGCTTCTGGACAATGGAAGGCTGTGTGGCATTTTTCGACAGGAGATGAATTGATGCTTCAGTGGGATTCGTCAACATCAATATCAAGGCTGAGTTTATGTTTAAAAAACCAGTCTGCAGAATCAACG ATGGAGCTGTTGAAAGGGAGAAAAATGCAATATCAAGAGAAGAAAGTGAAGTCGCGTGGCAACAGTAGCAGAGAATCTCGAAATGATctagaagaggaagaggaagttgaAGAAGAGGGATTTTTCACACTAGTAAGGTTCACAGAAGACAACCCAAATGGAAGAGCAACGGCTCTTTTGAATTGGAAGCTATTAGTAATAGAATTTCTTCCGGAAGAAGATGCCATTTTCGTTCTTCTTCTATGCATTTCGATACTAAGAAGTGTAACAGATATGAAAAAGGAAGACTTGGGATCTTTGTTAATCAGAAGAAGAGTGAGGGAAGCAAAACTAGGTAGTAGGGACTGGGGTTCTGTGGTACTACACCCTTTCACTAGTTCTTCAACTCCGTCTTCGCCTTACCTTCAACCTTGGTATAGGAATGCTAAATCAGTTATGGTATCAGATAGTTCAGATAATATCACAAGGCCGCCGGCAAGTTCCTTGCCGGAGGAAGGGAGCGATCAGCTGTACAAAAGAGGGATATTTACGTGA
- the LOC133791003 gene encoding uncharacterized protein LOC133791003 isoform X2, with protein MRCREIWAKRYPNEPFENEVESDLTNPIVADEELLVEVTKQRFLYSKFSEPYRSETVYLIAARQRYKGFLYMLQKSIQVCSRLVPASDILLMWLIHQSYPTLYAEDLREIDGDMGKVVSVWETVKNKEVEETKNLWETTFDQPYEKAGGEIDFNLDGVDIPVQPPVYWEVSETDVNIKYKSMLPRFLLEVCVFVRLKADMKAMHEDRKRDTLRLRMIRCHRELKLDKTVSNFSNESWRKAWHLYCEFGTKGVIFERRRLGGYCFKASTIEETVTFHWNDLLRAPSLTLQRQIDQEVKIIASITPPVQAPYLLKCVPDRVTDDSGAMISDVILKMNQYHPQEGRWLSRTVLDHAGRECFVIRMRVGGGFWRRGGEAPSAVKWEDRITEIREGSWSYVAGSIGRAPERVVGTATPKEASGQWKAVWHFSTGDELMLQWDSSTSISRLSLCLKNQSAESTMELLKGRKMQYQEKKVKSRGNSSRESRNDLEEEEEVEEEGFFTLVRFTEDNPNGRATALLNWKLLVIEFLPEEDAIFVLLLCISILRSVTDMKKEDLGSLLIRRRVREAKLGSRDWGSVVLHPFTSSSTPSSPYLQPWYRNAKSVMVSDSSDNITRPPASSLPEEGSDQLYKRGIFT; from the exons ATGAGATGTAGAGAGATATGGGCGAAAAGGTACCCGAATGAGCCATTTGAAAATGAAGTTGAATCGGATTTGACCAACCCGATTGTAGCCGATGAAGAGCTTTTGGTAGAAGTGACCAAGCAAAGATTTTTGTACTCAAAGTTCTCGGAGCCTTACAGGTCTGAAACTGTGTATCTTATAGCTGCAAGGCAACGTTATAAGGGATTTCTTTATATGCTGCAGAAGTCAATTCAAGTGTGCTCTCGTTTGGTGCCTGCTTCTGATATTCTTCTAATGTGGCTTATCCATCAA AGTTACCCAACTTTATATGCTGAAGATTTGAGGGAGATAGATGGTGATATGGGGAAGGTGGTATCTGTATGGGAAACTGTTAAAAACAAGGAAGTGGAAGAGACCAAGAACCTTTGGGAGACAACATTTGACCAACCATATGAGAAAGCTGGTGGAGAAATTGACTTTAACTTGGATGGAGTAGATATTCCAGTCCAGCCTCCAGTTTACTGGGAAGTATCAGAGACAGATGTCAATATCAAATATAAGTCCATGCTACCTAGGTTCTTACTTGAG GTCTGTGTGTTTGTGAGGCTGAAGGCTGACATGAAGGCAATGCATGAGGACAGAAAACGTGACACCCTTCGTCTTCGAATGATAAGGTGTCACAGAGAGTTGAAGCTTGATAAAACAGTTTCCAACTTCTCTAACGAATCATGGAGAAAAGCTTGGCATCTGTACTGCGAGTTCGGAACAAAGGGAGTCATATTTGAGCGTCGCAGGCTAGGTGGGTATTGTTTCAAAGCAAGTACCATTGAAGAAACTGTGACGTTTCATTGGAATGACTTATTAAGAGCGCCCTCTCTGACTTTGCAAAGACAAATTGATCAAGAAGTGAAAATCATTGCTTCAATAACTCCGCCAGTTCAAGCACCATACTTGCTAAAATGTGTCCCAGACCGTGTGACAGATGATTCTGGTGCCATGATTTCAGATGTGATTCTGAAGATGAATCAGTATCATCCACAAGAAGGCCGGTGGCTTTCTCGGACAGTTCTTGATCACGCTGGGAGAGAGTGTTTTGTTATACGAATGAG GGTAGGAGGAGGATTTTGGAGAAGAGGGGGTGAAGCTCCTTCAGCAGTGAAATGGGAGGATAGGATTACAGAGATTCGAGAAGGTTCTTGGTCTTATGTTGCTGGTTCCATCGGTAGAGCGCCAG AGAGGGTGGTAGGAACAGCAACACCAAAAGAAGCTTCTGGACAATGGAAGGCTGTGTGGCATTTTTCGACAGGAGATGAATTGATGCTTCAGTGGGATTCGTCAACATCAATATCAAGGCTGAGTTTATGTTTAAAAAACCAGTCTGCAGAATCAACG ATGGAGCTGTTGAAAGGGAGAAAAATGCAATATCAAGAGAAGAAAGTGAAGTCGCGTGGCAACAGTAGCAGAGAATCTCGAAATGATctagaagaggaagaggaagttgaAGAAGAGGGATTTTTCACACTAGTAAGGTTCACAGAAGACAACCCAAATGGAAGAGCAACGGCTCTTTTGAATTGGAAGCTATTAGTAATAGAATTTCTTCCGGAAGAAGATGCCATTTTCGTTCTTCTTCTATGCATTTCGATACTAAGAAGTGTAACAGATATGAAAAAGGAAGACTTGGGATCTTTGTTAATCAGAAGAAGAGTGAGGGAAGCAAAACTAGGTAGTAGGGACTGGGGTTCTGTGGTACTACACCCTTTCACTAGTTCTTCAACTCCGTCTTCGCCTTACCTTCAACCTTGGTATAGGAATGCTAAATCAGTTATGGTATCAGATAGTTCAGATAATATCACAAGGCCGCCGGCAAGTTCCTTGCCGGAGGAAGGGAGCGATCAGCTGTACAAAAGAGGGATATTTACGTGA
- the LOC133791003 gene encoding uncharacterized protein LOC133791003 isoform X3 translates to MSSSVTSSETSANMSTRSLSEVSEVEAIRVGLDLVPAARRNIGFLKAVADSQWLYQKPTLIEAIRRYNELWMPLIADLTVGSTSPLILPPIDIEWVWFCHTLNPVPYRKYCESKLSKFIGKPAIFDEENEEYALMRCREIWAKRYPNEPFENEVESDLTNPIVADEELLVEVTKQRFLYSKFSEPYRSETVYLIAARQRYKGFLYMLQKSIQVCSRLVPASDILLMWLIHQSYPTLYAEDLREIDGDMGKVVSVWETVKNKEVEETKNLWETTFDQPYEKAGGEIDFNLDGVDIPVQPPVYWEVSETDVNIKYKSMLPRFLLEVCVFVRLKADMKAMHEDRKRDTLRLRMIRCHRELKLDKTVSNFSNESWRKAWHLYCEFGTKGVIFERRRLGGYCFKASTIEETVTFHWNDLLRAPSLTLQRQIDQEVKIIASITPPVQAPYLLKCVPDRVTDDSGAMISDVILKMNQYHPQEGRWLSRTVLDHAGRECFVIRMRVGGGFWRRGGEAPSAVKWEDRITEIREGSWSYVAGSIGRAPVQRGW, encoded by the exons ATGTCGTCCAGCGTTACCAGTTCCGAAACATCGGCCAACATGTCCACCAGAAGCCTCAGCGAGGTTTCGGAAGTTGAGGCGATACGAGTGGGGCTCGATCTCGTACCAGCCGCCAGGCGAAATATCGGCTTCTTGAAAGCTGTGGCTGACTCTCAATGGCTTTACCAAAAACCAACTCTTATCGAAGCCATAAGGAG GTACAATGAGCTTTGGATGCCGTTGATTGCTGATCTAACGGTGGGATCAACTTCTCCACTGATTCTTCCTCCTATTGATATTGAGTGGGTTTGGTTTTGTCACACATTGAACCCT GTTCCCTATAGGAAATACTGTGAATCAAAGTTGTCGAAATTTATAGGAAAGCCGGCCATTTTTGATGAAGAAAATGAAGAATACGCATTGATGAGATGTAGAGAGATATGGGCGAAAAGGTACCCGAATGAGCCATTTGAAAATGAAGTTGAATCGGATTTGACCAACCCGATTGTAGCCGATGAAGAGCTTTTGGTAGAAGTGACCAAGCAAAGATTTTTGTACTCAAAGTTCTCGGAGCCTTACAGGTCTGAAACTGTGTATCTTATAGCTGCAAGGCAACGTTATAAGGGATTTCTTTATATGCTGCAGAAGTCAATTCAAGTGTGCTCTCGTTTGGTGCCTGCTTCTGATATTCTTCTAATGTGGCTTATCCATCAA AGTTACCCAACTTTATATGCTGAAGATTTGAGGGAGATAGATGGTGATATGGGGAAGGTGGTATCTGTATGGGAAACTGTTAAAAACAAGGAAGTGGAAGAGACCAAGAACCTTTGGGAGACAACATTTGACCAACCATATGAGAAAGCTGGTGGAGAAATTGACTTTAACTTGGATGGAGTAGATATTCCAGTCCAGCCTCCAGTTTACTGGGAAGTATCAGAGACAGATGTCAATATCAAATATAAGTCCATGCTACCTAGGTTCTTACTTGAG GTCTGTGTGTTTGTGAGGCTGAAGGCTGACATGAAGGCAATGCATGAGGACAGAAAACGTGACACCCTTCGTCTTCGAATGATAAGGTGTCACAGAGAGTTGAAGCTTGATAAAACAGTTTCCAACTTCTCTAACGAATCATGGAGAAAAGCTTGGCATCTGTACTGCGAGTTCGGAACAAAGGGAGTCATATTTGAGCGTCGCAGGCTAGGTGGGTATTGTTTCAAAGCAAGTACCATTGAAGAAACTGTGACGTTTCATTGGAATGACTTATTAAGAGCGCCCTCTCTGACTTTGCAAAGACAAATTGATCAAGAAGTGAAAATCATTGCTTCAATAACTCCGCCAGTTCAAGCACCATACTTGCTAAAATGTGTCCCAGACCGTGTGACAGATGATTCTGGTGCCATGATTTCAGATGTGATTCTGAAGATGAATCAGTATCATCCACAAGAAGGCCGGTGGCTTTCTCGGACAGTTCTTGATCACGCTGGGAGAGAGTGTTTTGTTATACGAATGAG GGTAGGAGGAGGATTTTGGAGAAGAGGGGGTGAAGCTCCTTCAGCAGTGAAATGGGAGGATAGGATTACAGAGATTCGAGAAGGTTCTTGGTCTTATGTTGCTGGTTCCATCGGTAGAGCGCCAG TACAGAGAGGGTGGTAG